The Rhinopithecus roxellana isolate Shanxi Qingling chromosome 13, ASM756505v1, whole genome shotgun sequence genome contains a region encoding:
- the GGT7 gene encoding glutathione hydrolase 7 isoform X2, which yields MAAENEASQESALGAYSPVDYMSITSFPRLPEDEPAPAAPLRGRKDEDAFLGDPDTDPDSFLKSARLQRLPSSSSEMGSQDGSPLRETRKDPFSAAAAECSCRQDGLTVIVTACLTFATGVTVALVMQIYFGDPQIFQQGAVVTDAARCTSLGIEVLNKQGSSVDAAVAAALCLGIVAPHSSGLGGGGVMLVHDIRRNESHVIDFRESAPGGLREETLQRSWETKPGLLVGVPGMVKGLHEAHQLYGRLPWSQVLAFAAAVAQDGFNMTHDLARALAEQLPPNMSERFRETFLPSGRPPLPGSLLHRPDLAEVLDVLGTSGPAAFYAGSNLTLEMVAEAQHAGGVITEEDFSNYSALVEKPVCGVYRGHLVLSPPPPHTGPALISALNILEGFNLTSLVSREQALHWVAETLKIALALASRLGDPIYDSTITESMDDMLSKVEAAYLRGHINDSQAAPAPLLPVYELDGAPTAAQVLIMGPDDFIVAMVSSLNQPFGSGLITPSGILLNSQMLDFSWPNRTANHSAPSLENSVQPGKRPLSFLLPTVVRPAEGLCGTYLSLGANGAARGLSGLTQVLLNVLTLNRNLSDSLARGRLHPDLQSNLLQVDNSYWSSGRSGDWNQSCHFLVVWPWEIRLNSEPQFSHL from the exons ACCCGGACTCCTTCCTGAAGTCAGCACGGCTGCAGCGGCTGCCATCGTCATCCTCGGAGATGGGCAGCCAAGACGGGTCGCCGCTACGCGAGACGCGCAAAGACCCGTTCTCTGCGGCAGCAGCCGAGTGCTCCTGCCGCCAGGACGGGCTCACGGTCATCGTCACGGCCTGTCTCACCTTCGCCACAGGTGTCACCGTGGCGCTGGTCATGCAGATCTACTTTGGAGACCCCCAG aTCTTCCAGCAGGGTGCCGTGGTGACCGATGCTGCCCGATGCACTTCACTGGGCAtcgaggtgctcaataaacagggATCTTCTGTGGACGCAGCGGTGGCAGCAGCCTTGTGTTTGGGGATCGTGGCTCCCCACAGTTCTGGCCTGGGCGG TGGGGGCGTGATGCTGGTACATGACATCCGACGAAATGAGAGCCACGTAATTGATTTCCGGGAGTCCGCACCAGGGGGCCTCAGGGAAGAGACCCTGCAAAGAtcctgggagaccaag CCTGGGCTCTTGGTGGGGGTTCCTGGAATGGTGAAGGGGCTACATGAAGCTCACCAGCTCTATGGCAG GCTGCCATGGTCCCAAGTCCTGGCCTTCGCAGCAGCTGTGGCCCAAGATGGATTCAACATGACTCATGATCTAG CCCGTGCCCTGGCTGAACAGCTGCCACCCAACATGTCCGAGCGCTTCCGGGAGACATTCCTGCCATCGGGCCGCCCGCCACTACCTGGCTCACTGCTGCATCGGCCGGACCTGGCTGAGGTGCTGGATGTACTTGGTACCTCTGGCCCGGCCGCCTTCTATGCGGGCAGCAACCTCACACTGGAGATGGTGGCGGAG GCTCAGCACGCAGGGGGTGTCATAACCGAAGAGGACTTCAGCAATTACAGCGCCCTTGTGGAGAAGCCTGTGTGTGGCGTGTACAGAG GCCACCTGGTTCTTAGTCCCCCACCGCCGCACACAGGCCCTGCCCTCATCAGTGCTCTCAACATCCTGGAGGGCTTCAATCTCACCAGCCTGGTGTCCCGAGAACAGGCTCTTCACTGGGTGGCAGAG ACCCTGAAGATTGCGTTAGCCCTGGCCAGCAGACTGGGAGATCCCATCTATGATTCTACCATCACTGAGAGCATGGATGACATGCTCAG CAAGGTGGAGGCCGCCTACCTCCGGGGCCATATCAATGACTCCCAGGCAGCCCCTGCCCCACTCCTGCCTGTCTATGAACTAGACGGAGCGCCCACGGCTGCCCAGGTGCTGATCATGGGACCTGATGACTTCATTGTGGCCATGGTTAG CTCCCTGAACCAGCCCTTTGGCAGCGGCCTTATCACCCCCTCGGGGATCCTGCTCAACAGCCAGATGCTAGACTTCTCCTGGCCCAACCGGACAGCTAACCactctgcacccagcctg GAGAACTCAGTGCAGCCAGGGAAGCGGCcactctctttcctgctgcccaCAGTGGTCCGACCCGCGGAGGGGCTCTGTGGAACCTACCTCTCTCTGGGGGCCAATGGAGCTGCCCGGGGCCTCAGTGGCCTGACCCAG GTTCTGCTGAATGTCCTGACCTTGAACCGGAACCTGAGTGACAGCCTGGCCCGCGGCCGCCTGCACCCAGACCTGCAGTCCAACCTCCTGCAGGTGGACA ATTCCTATTGGAGCAGTGGACGATCTGGGGATTGGAACCAGTCTTGCCATTTCCTGgttgtgtggccttgggaaatCCGTCTcaactctgagcctcagttttctcatttgtaa
- the GGT7 gene encoding glutathione hydrolase 7 isoform X3 has product MRKDPDSFLKSARLQRLPSSSSEMGSQDGSPLRETRKDPFSAAAAECSCRQDGLTVIVTACLTFATGVTVALVMQIYFGDPQIFQQGAVVTDAARCTSLGIEVLNKQGSSVDAAVAAALCLGIVAPHSSGLGGGGVMLVHDIRRNESHVIDFRESAPGGLREETLQRSWETKPGLLVGVPGMVKGLHEAHQLYGRLPWSQVLAFAAAVAQDGFNMTHDLARALAEQLPPNMSERFRETFLPSGRPPLPGSLLHRPDLAEVLDVLGTSGPAAFYAGSNLTLEMVAEAQHAGGVITEEDFSNYSALVEKPVCGVYRGHLVLSPPPPHTGPALISALNILEGFNLTSLVSREQALHWVAETLKIALALASRLGDPIYDSTITESMDDMLSKVEAAYLRGHINDSQAAPAPLLPVYELDGAPTAAQVLIMGPDDFIVAMVSSLNQPFGSGLITPSGILLNSQMLDFSWPNRTANHSAPSLENSVQPGKRPLSFLLPTVVRPAEGLCGTYLSLGANGAARGLSGLTQVLLNVLTLNRNLSDSLARGRLHPDLQSNLLQVDSEFTEEEIEFLEARGHHVEKVDVLSWVHGSRRTNNFIIAVKDPRSPDAAGATIL; this is encoded by the exons ATGAGGAAAG ACCCGGACTCCTTCCTGAAGTCAGCACGGCTGCAGCGGCTGCCATCGTCATCCTCGGAGATGGGCAGCCAAGACGGGTCGCCGCTACGCGAGACGCGCAAAGACCCGTTCTCTGCGGCAGCAGCCGAGTGCTCCTGCCGCCAGGACGGGCTCACGGTCATCGTCACGGCCTGTCTCACCTTCGCCACAGGTGTCACCGTGGCGCTGGTCATGCAGATCTACTTTGGAGACCCCCAG aTCTTCCAGCAGGGTGCCGTGGTGACCGATGCTGCCCGATGCACTTCACTGGGCAtcgaggtgctcaataaacagggATCTTCTGTGGACGCAGCGGTGGCAGCAGCCTTGTGTTTGGGGATCGTGGCTCCCCACAGTTCTGGCCTGGGCGG TGGGGGCGTGATGCTGGTACATGACATCCGACGAAATGAGAGCCACGTAATTGATTTCCGGGAGTCCGCACCAGGGGGCCTCAGGGAAGAGACCCTGCAAAGAtcctgggagaccaag CCTGGGCTCTTGGTGGGGGTTCCTGGAATGGTGAAGGGGCTACATGAAGCTCACCAGCTCTATGGCAG GCTGCCATGGTCCCAAGTCCTGGCCTTCGCAGCAGCTGTGGCCCAAGATGGATTCAACATGACTCATGATCTAG CCCGTGCCCTGGCTGAACAGCTGCCACCCAACATGTCCGAGCGCTTCCGGGAGACATTCCTGCCATCGGGCCGCCCGCCACTACCTGGCTCACTGCTGCATCGGCCGGACCTGGCTGAGGTGCTGGATGTACTTGGTACCTCTGGCCCGGCCGCCTTCTATGCGGGCAGCAACCTCACACTGGAGATGGTGGCGGAG GCTCAGCACGCAGGGGGTGTCATAACCGAAGAGGACTTCAGCAATTACAGCGCCCTTGTGGAGAAGCCTGTGTGTGGCGTGTACAGAG GCCACCTGGTTCTTAGTCCCCCACCGCCGCACACAGGCCCTGCCCTCATCAGTGCTCTCAACATCCTGGAGGGCTTCAATCTCACCAGCCTGGTGTCCCGAGAACAGGCTCTTCACTGGGTGGCAGAG ACCCTGAAGATTGCGTTAGCCCTGGCCAGCAGACTGGGAGATCCCATCTATGATTCTACCATCACTGAGAGCATGGATGACATGCTCAG CAAGGTGGAGGCCGCCTACCTCCGGGGCCATATCAATGACTCCCAGGCAGCCCCTGCCCCACTCCTGCCTGTCTATGAACTAGACGGAGCGCCCACGGCTGCCCAGGTGCTGATCATGGGACCTGATGACTTCATTGTGGCCATGGTTAG CTCCCTGAACCAGCCCTTTGGCAGCGGCCTTATCACCCCCTCGGGGATCCTGCTCAACAGCCAGATGCTAGACTTCTCCTGGCCCAACCGGACAGCTAACCactctgcacccagcctg GAGAACTCAGTGCAGCCAGGGAAGCGGCcactctctttcctgctgcccaCAGTGGTCCGACCCGCGGAGGGGCTCTGTGGAACCTACCTCTCTCTGGGGGCCAATGGAGCTGCCCGGGGCCTCAGTGGCCTGACCCAG GTTCTGCTGAATGTCCTGACCTTGAACCGGAACCTGAGTGACAGCCTGGCCCGCGGCCGCCTGCACCCAGACCTGCAGTCCAACCTCCTGCAGGTGGACA